The following are from one region of the SAR324 cluster bacterium genome:
- a CDS encoding FHA domain-containing protein encodes MRHLYLPSVLSLGLLGSLLAWLVAQFVSIVAESLLSLPETILPLLHHILEGALLGAGLGMALQIREIYFQGCEIESLVKQGVKGLFDGLLLGLGVTLLSVTFSERFPQYQFGTLLYAVLLGGGIGILTSRGCNAWKVRLQLGLLAAIGGGGALYILSTLQSVFLIQGFASWIPLLSIGFGISLLLGLPEALSNRSRLHLLTGEREGHVYWLHPFYSSLGYSLQNNLILHPFREVRGEQACIERDRGQILLTNYGDSQEVLLNYRPVVQQELQSGDLIKIGTALLQFNK; translated from the coding sequence TTCAATTGTCGCTGAGAGCCTTCTTAGTTTGCCGGAGACGATACTTCCATTATTACATCACATTTTGGAAGGAGCATTACTTGGAGCTGGCTTGGGGATGGCACTCCAAATCCGTGAGATCTACTTTCAAGGATGTGAAATTGAATCCTTGGTAAAACAAGGAGTAAAAGGTTTATTTGATGGATTGTTACTAGGCTTAGGTGTGACTCTACTCTCTGTGACATTTTCTGAAAGATTTCCACAGTACCAATTTGGAACACTGCTCTATGCGGTTTTATTGGGAGGTGGCATCGGAATTCTAACTTCGAGAGGATGTAATGCTTGGAAGGTCCGCCTACAACTTGGGCTCTTAGCGGCTATCGGTGGCGGTGGAGCTCTCTATATTTTATCAACATTGCAGTCGGTTTTTCTGATTCAAGGATTTGCTAGTTGGATTCCGCTGTTGTCAATAGGTTTTGGTATTTCCCTGTTATTGGGACTGCCAGAAGCACTGTCTAATCGTTCCCGATTACATCTACTAACCGGGGAGCGTGAAGGACATGTTTACTGGCTCCATCCGTTTTATAGTTCACTAGGGTATAGCCTTCAAAACAATCTGATCCTACATCCCTTTCGAGAAGTACGTGGAGAACAAGCTTGTATCGAGCGAGATCGGGGTCAAATTTTGTTAACGAACTACGGTGATTCCCAAGAAGTACTGTTGAATTACAGGCCTGTTGTGCAGCAAGAACTCCAATCAGGAGACCTTATCAAAATCGGAACGGCGCTGCTGCAGTTCAACAAATAG